A genome region from Setaria italica strain Yugu1 chromosome III, Setaria_italica_v2.0, whole genome shotgun sequence includes the following:
- the LOC101776316 gene encoding GDSL esterase/lipase At1g28580: MAARSGFVPPACVLVLLCLAAGVAGEALPQYYNAIFSFGDSFSDTGNFVIINSGKLPNMPKFPPPYARCSNGRLVIDFLAEAFGLPLLPPSANKGTNFSQGANFAVMGATALDLKYFKDNNVWSIPPFNTSMNVQLQWFDEVKQTICSDPEECRAFFSKALFVFGEFGGNDYSFAWKADWSLEKVKTMVPAVVSSLVRGIERLLDEGARHVVVPGNLPAGCIPITLTMYPSEDRSEYDPRTGCLKKYNSVALYHNAMLRIALDRLQRRRPEARIVYADYYTPYIQFARTPHLYGYKRGALRACCGGGGPYNYNMSASCGLPGSTTCEDPDAHVSWDGIHLTEAPYRFIANTWLKGPYAHPPLATVVREDMVD; this comes from the exons atggcggcgaggagcggtTTTGTGCCGCCGGCGTGCGTGCTGGTGCTGCTGtgcctggccgccggcgtggccggcgaggcgcTGCCGCAGTACTACAATGCCATCTTCAGCTTCGGCGACTCCTTCTCGGACACGGGCAACTTCGTCATCATCAACTCCGGCAAGCTGCCCAACATGCCCAAGTTCCCGCCGCCGTACGCGCGCTGCTCCAACGGCCGCCTCGTCATCGACTTCCTCG CCGAGGCGTTCGGTCTCCCCCTGCTCCCCCCGTCGGCGAACAAGGGCACCAACTTCAGCCAGGGCGCCAACTTCGCGGTGATGGGCGCGACGGCTCTGGACCTCAAGTACTTCAAGGACAACAACGTGTGGAGCATCCCGCCCTTCAACACCTCCATGAACGTGCAGCTGCAGTGGTTCGACGAGGTGAAGCAGACCATCTGCTCCGACCCCGAGGAGTGCCGCGCCTTCTTCTCCAAGGCCCTGTTCGTGTTCGGCGAGTTCGGCGGCAACGACTACAGCTTCGCGTGGAAGGCGGACTGGTCCCTGGAGAAGGTGAAGACGATGGTTCCCGCGGTGGTGTCGTCGCTGGTGCGGGGCATCGAGCGGCTCCTCGACGAGGGCGCCCGGCACGTGGTGGTGCCCGGCAACCTCCCCGCCGGGTGCATCCCCATCACGCTCACCATGTACCCGTCCGAGGACCGGTCCGAGTACGACCCGCGCACCGGGTGCCTCAAGAAGTACAACAGCGTCGCGCTCTACCACAACGCCATGCTCCGGATCGCGCTCGAccggctccagcggcggcgaccCGAGGCACGCATCGTCTACGCCGACTACTACACGCCATACATCCAGTTCGCGCGCACGCCGCACCTCTACG GTTACAAGCGCGGCGCCCTCCGTgcgtgctgcggcggcggcggcccctaCAACTACAACATGAGCGCCTCCTGCGGGCTCCCCGGGTCGACGACGTGCGAGGACCCCGACGCGCACGTGAGCTGGGACGGCATCCACCTGACGGAGGCGCCCTACCGCTTCATCGCCAACACCTGGCTCAAGGGACCCTACGCGcacccgccgctcgccaccgtcGTCCGCGAGGACATGGTCGACTGA
- the LOC101775912 gene encoding GDSL esterase/lipase At5g45910, which translates to MATGGGRAALSLGLVLLLCALRHEVAAAQRYNAIWSFGDSISDTGNLCVGGCPSWLTTGQSPYGETFFGRPTGRCSDGRVIIDFLAEHFGLPLLPASKAGGDFKKGANMAIIGATTMNFDFFNSIGLSDKIWNNGPLDTQIQWFRQLLPSVCGKDCKNYLSKSLFVVGEFGGNDYNAALFSGRTMAEVRGYVPRVVSKLIRGLETIIRSGAVDVVVPGVLPIGCFPIYITLYGTSNAADYDGDGCLRSYNGLSSYHNSLLKRSLGSLQRTYPRTRIMYADFYSQVTHMIRAPQNFGLKYGLKVCCGAGGQGKYNYNNKARCGMAGASACADPGNYLIWDGIHLTEAAYRSIADGWLKGPYCNPPIQH; encoded by the exons atggcgaccggcggcggcagggcggcgCTGTCGTTGGGGCTGGTGTTGCTGCTGTGCGCGCTCCGGcatgaggtggcggcggcgcagcggtaCAACGCCATCTGGAGCTTCGGCGACTCTATCTCCGACACCGGCAATCTCTGCGTCGGCGGGTGCCCGTCGTGGCTCACCACGGGGCAGTCGCCCTACGGCGAGACCTTCTTCGGCCGCCCCACCGGCCGGTGCTCCGATGGCCGCGTCATCATCGACTTCCTGG CCGAGCACTTtgggctgccgctgctgccggcgTCCAAGGCCGGCGGCGACTTCAAGAAGGGCGCCAACATGGCCATCATCGGCGCCACCACCATGAACTTCGACTTCTTCAACTCCATCGGCCTCAGCGACAAGATTTGGAACAACGGCCCGCTCGACACCCAAATCCAGTGGTTCCGGCAGCTCCTCCCGTCCGTCTGCGGCAAAGACTGCAAGAACTACCTGTCCAAGTCGCTCTTCGTCGTCGGCGAGTTCGGCGGCAACGACTACAACGCCGCCCTCTTCTCCGGCCGGACCATGGCGGAGGTGAGGGGCTACGTGCCGAGGGTCGTCAGCAAGCTCATCCGCGGCCTGGAGACGATCATCAGGTCGGGAGCGGTGGACGTGGTGGTGCCCGGGGTGCTGCCCATCGGCTGCTTCCCCATCTACATCACCCTCTACGGCACCTCCAACGCCGCCGACTACGACGGCGACGGCTGCCTCAGGAGCTACAACGGCCTCTCCTCCTACCACAACTCCCTGCTCAAGCGGAGCCTCGGCAGCCTGCAGAGGACATACCCTCGCACCAGGATCATGTACGCCGACTTCTACTCCCAGGTCACCCACATGATCAGGGCCCCTCAAAACTTCG GGCTCAAGTACGGGCTGAAGGtgtgctgcggcgccggcggtcaGGGCAAGTACAActacaacaacaaggcgcggtgcGGCATGGCCGGAGCAAGCGCCTGCGCCGACCCCGGCAACTACCTCATCTGGGACGGCATCCACCTCACGGAGGCGGCCTACCGCTCCATCGCCGACGGCTGGCTCAAGGGCCCGTACTGCAACCCTCCCATTCAGCACTGA